The Solibacillus isronensis genome window below encodes:
- a CDS encoding GNAT family N-acetyltransferase: MKIREMKQEEIQAVRVLRVKGYGEYEQHVSPEHWGVLKTSLLSDNDIKNNAQIFVAETDGAIVGSIVLFPASTQAYDWTDDVQEFPEIRMLSVDPDIRGKGIGRALVVHCLELAKATGSEQIGLHTASFMTKASALYESMGFQRVPERDLEPLNDGIIVKGYQLNLLS, encoded by the coding sequence ATGAAAATTAGAGAAATGAAGCAAGAGGAAATTCAGGCAGTGCGTGTATTGCGTGTAAAAGGATATGGGGAATACGAACAGCACGTTTCACCAGAACACTGGGGTGTATTAAAAACCAGTCTGCTTTCGGATAACGACATTAAAAATAATGCCCAGATTTTCGTGGCCGAAACCGATGGAGCTATTGTCGGCAGCATCGTATTATTTCCTGCCTCCACTCAAGCCTATGACTGGACGGATGATGTGCAGGAATTTCCAGAGATTCGCATGCTTTCTGTAGATCCTGATATTAGGGGGAAAGGCATCGGTCGGGCGTTAGTTGTTCATTGCCTAGAATTAGCGAAAGCAACAGGTTCCGAACAGATTGGACTCCATACAGCTTCATTCATGACAAAAGCATCTGCTCTTTATGAAAGTATGGGCTTCCAACGTGTTCCAGAACGCGACTTGGAACCATTGAATGACGGAATCATTGTGAAAGGCTATCAGCTCAACCTTCTTAGCTAA
- a CDS encoding ABC transporter permease: protein MNIEQLQQQYNEKRRREKRKIFSFQILLLVGLLLFWEITTHFRILDPLIFSSPRAVGSLFITKITDGTLFPHIAITLFETVVGFILGTLLGTLLAISLWSSKTFANVMDPYLVVLNAMPKVAIGPMILVVFGPNMLAVLVMGVLISVIISTIVIFSAFQQVNENYIKVMQLFRASKYETFRHVILPASTPTIISTLKVNVGLSWVGVIVGEFLVSSSGLGYLIISGFQVFNFTLVFLALLIIIVLATIMYKGVELIERKVLEKQ from the coding sequence ATGAATATTGAACAGCTGCAGCAGCAATATAATGAGAAACGGCGACGTGAAAAACGCAAAATTTTCTCTTTCCAAATACTGCTCCTTGTCGGTCTTCTTCTATTTTGGGAGATTACGACACATTTCCGCATACTGGATCCGCTCATTTTCAGTAGTCCACGTGCGGTTGGGAGCCTATTTATCACAAAAATAACGGACGGCACCTTATTCCCGCATATTGCGATTACATTGTTCGAAACCGTTGTTGGCTTTATATTAGGGACTCTTCTTGGGACATTGCTTGCGATTTCCTTATGGTCTTCCAAAACATTTGCCAATGTAATGGACCCCTATCTTGTCGTATTAAATGCAATGCCTAAAGTAGCGATCGGACCGATGATTCTCGTTGTTTTCGGACCGAATATGCTTGCAGTTCTAGTAATGGGTGTGCTCATTTCAGTTATTATTTCGACCATCGTTATTTTTTCAGCTTTTCAGCAAGTAAACGAAAACTATATTAAGGTAATGCAGCTTTTCCGGGCATCCAAATATGAAACATTCCGGCATGTTATTCTTCCTGCCTCTACCCCGACGATTATCTCTACTTTAAAGGTGAATGTCGGCTTGTCATGGGTTGGGGTTATTGTCGGAGAGTTTTTAGTATCATCAAGCGGTCTTGGTTATCTGATTATTTCCGGGTTCCAAGTGTTTAACTTTACGTTAGTATTCTTGGCGCTTCTCATCATTATTGTATTGGCAACGATTATGTATAAAGGCGTTGAACTGATTGAACGAAAGGTATTGGAAAAGCAGTGA
- a CDS encoding ABC transporter ATP-binding protein — translation MTYLEVKNVTHHFFKEQQVATALEDVNFTVNSGEFVSFLGPSGCGKSTLLSLLAGLLKPTTGSIDFAESDVEIGYMLQQDFLFPWKTIEDNVALGLKLLKKEEDHSIVDELLEQFELAHTKKLYPPQLSGGMRQRIALARTLAVKPTLLLLDEPFSALDFRSKLSLENFVSDTLKQFSTTTILVTHDISEAIAMSDKVFIFSPRPGSIVKSFIIPQEVRELTPFEARNAPAFQVLFQEIWKELDSDEY, via the coding sequence ATGACTTATTTGGAAGTGAAAAATGTTACCCATCATTTCTTTAAAGAACAGCAAGTCGCAACAGCTCTTGAAGATGTAAATTTTACAGTTAATTCAGGAGAATTTGTCTCCTTTTTAGGTCCGAGCGGCTGTGGGAAATCCACACTGCTCTCATTACTGGCAGGCTTATTAAAACCAACAACCGGTTCGATTGATTTTGCTGAATCGGATGTTGAAATCGGCTATATGCTTCAGCAGGATTTTTTGTTTCCATGGAAAACAATTGAAGACAATGTCGCACTCGGTTTGAAACTGCTAAAAAAAGAAGAAGATCACTCGATTGTTGATGAATTGCTCGAACAATTCGAATTGGCCCATACGAAAAAGCTTTATCCGCCGCAGCTTTCAGGGGGAATGCGCCAACGTATTGCGCTTGCCCGTACACTCGCCGTGAAACCAACATTACTTTTGCTTGATGAACCGTTTTCTGCACTCGATTTCCGATCCAAACTATCACTTGAAAACTTTGTATCGGATACATTGAAACAATTTTCAACGACTACTATTTTAGTAACGCATGATATTAGCGAAGCCATCGCGATGAGTGATAAAGTATTTATCTTTAGCCCTCGTCCGGGATCTATTGTGAAAAGCTTCATCATCCCACAGGAAGTTCGTGAACTAACACCATTCGAAGCAAGAAATGCCCCTGCTTTCCAAGTACTATTCCAGGAAATATGGAAGGAGCTTGATTCGGATGAATATTGA
- a CDS encoding ABC transporter substrate-binding protein, with translation MKWLRTALFVGLLLLLVGCGQKDLQEVKVGEVTRSIFYAPLYAAIEEGFFEDEGLSIQLSTIPGGDKTMTALLSDGIDIALIGAETSVYVSGQNPNDKVINFAQLTQTDGTFLVARDQNVDFSWDGLKGSTFLGQRVGGMPQMAGEFVLKKQGIDPQNDLTLIQNIDFANIANAFASGTGDYVQLFEPTASIFELQGIGKIVASFGEELGAIPYTVFMAKESTFSEKEMMDSFTKALYKAQKWVYEASSADVAKAIAPYFEDTDQKIIEQVVTRYRDQESFAKDPIIDEEEFQNLLDVMTEAGVLEFEPAYKDLVNRSFADAVVK, from the coding sequence ATGAAATGGCTTAGAACCGCCCTTTTCGTTGGGCTTTTATTGTTGTTGGTCGGCTGTGGACAGAAGGATTTACAGGAAGTAAAAGTAGGCGAAGTAACCCGTTCTATTTTCTACGCTCCTCTTTATGCAGCGATTGAAGAAGGCTTTTTTGAAGATGAAGGTTTATCGATTCAACTGTCAACTATCCCTGGTGGAGACAAAACGATGACCGCGCTTTTATCGGATGGCATTGATATTGCCTTAATTGGAGCTGAAACGTCGGTTTATGTATCAGGGCAAAATCCGAACGATAAAGTAATTAACTTTGCACAGCTTACGCAAACAGACGGAACATTTTTAGTCGCGCGTGATCAGAATGTTGACTTTAGCTGGGATGGTTTAAAAGGCAGCACATTTTTAGGTCAGCGTGTTGGTGGAATGCCGCAAATGGCCGGCGAATTTGTGCTGAAAAAACAAGGGATTGATCCACAAAACGATTTAACTTTGATTCAAAATATCGATTTTGCTAATATTGCGAACGCCTTTGCTTCAGGTACAGGTGATTATGTACAACTTTTCGAACCGACTGCAAGTATTTTTGAACTGCAAGGCATCGGAAAAATCGTCGCTTCATTCGGCGAAGAGCTTGGCGCCATTCCATATACGGTATTTATGGCGAAAGAAAGTACATTCTCTGAAAAAGAAATGATGGATAGCTTTACGAAGGCCCTTTATAAAGCACAAAAGTGGGTTTACGAAGCATCGAGTGCTGACGTGGCAAAAGCGATTGCTCCTTACTTTGAAGATACAGACCAAAAAATTATTGAGCAGGTTGTGACGCGTTACCGTGATCAGGAGTCTTTTGCAAAAGATCCGATTATCGATGAAGAGGAATTCCAAAATCTACTTGATGTAATGACCGAAGCAGGCGTACTGGAGTTTGAGCCAGCATACAAAGATTTAGTAAACCGGTCATTTGCAGATGCGGTTGTGAAGTAA
- a CDS encoding NUDIX hydrolase, with protein sequence MDLNHLKGQLAKPQPLFLGEDTAFRSAVLIPLVKKQGEWHILFEVRALTMRKQPGDISFPGGKIDETDESPLAAALRETHEELGIDQQSIELIGNLSPFVISPAFVVYPFIGIIEQSELNTFNKDEVEELFTVPLNWLLTHEPYVHYVPVEPKPPIDFPYDKIANGENYEWRSSRMEEWFYEYGKYTIWGLTARLLKHFIEKLK encoded by the coding sequence ATGGATTTAAATCATCTGAAAGGACAGCTTGCAAAACCGCAGCCTCTGTTTTTAGGGGAAGACACTGCTTTTCGATCGGCCGTGCTCATCCCGCTTGTAAAAAAACAGGGCGAGTGGCATATTTTGTTTGAGGTGCGTGCGTTAACAATGCGCAAACAACCTGGCGATATTAGCTTTCCGGGCGGAAAAATTGATGAGACGGATGAATCGCCGCTCGCTGCAGCGCTTCGGGAAACACATGAAGAGCTCGGAATCGATCAACAGTCGATTGAACTAATAGGCAATCTCAGTCCATTTGTTATATCACCGGCTTTTGTTGTCTATCCGTTCATCGGAATCATCGAGCAGTCGGAACTGAACACATTTAATAAGGATGAAGTCGAAGAACTGTTTACAGTCCCGTTAAACTGGTTGCTGACGCATGAGCCGTATGTGCATTATGTTCCGGTTGAACCGAAGCCTCCGATTGATTTTCCGTATGATAAAATTGCGAACGGCGAAAATTACGAGTGGCGTTCAAGCCGGATGGAAGAATGGTTTTATGAATATGGAAAGTACACAATTTGGGGTTTAACCGCACGATTGTTAAAGCACTTTATTGAAAAATTAAAATAA